The nucleotide sequence AATTTGTTCTTTTAAGCTATCTTCGTGGTATATAGTTTCATCAATCAACAGCCCTGCTGAGACTATTTTTTCGTCAACAAAAGCATTTTCTTTTTTACTCCGATAAGTTTCCAAGTCAAGATAGATTCTGGCGATTTTCAACATCTTCTTTTCACAACTCGGTTTTTGTTCGAGAATTTTCATCCGACTGGTTTCTGTTGGCATATTTCATAGTAAAAACCAGTTAATATGCAGATTACGAACAAGTAGTTTTAAAACGGTAAAAATTATGCAATTGCCGAGTTTTCCGTAACCTTCAAGCTAAACTAAAATGTCGAGTGAAGTTGGTGCTCCGGCCGGGATTCGAACCCGGGTCTTCGGCTCGAAAGGCCGGAATACTTGACCGGACTATACTACCGGAGCGCGCCCCTGTTTTGGTGGAGCATCTGTTTGAATGAGTTTTGGTATGAATAAACTTTGCCCTTGTTTTGGGTGTTTGTGGCTTTATTTGGGTGGTTTTTCGTTTTTGAATAGGTGGGCGGTGATTTGTTCGACGAGTTTAGTTGTGGTTTGGGTTTTTTCTTGGAGGTGGTTGATTTCTTGTTGTAGGTTGGTGACTTTGGTTTGCAGGTCGTTGGATAGGATTTTGCCTTCTATGCGGTTGGCTGAGCGGAACATCATGATCATTTTGAATACGTCGGATATGGCTTTTTCTTGTTCTTGTGTGGTGGCGGGTTTGGTTCCTGCGCATATGGAGAGCAAGTCGATGTAGTGTTCCTTGATTTTAAGCTCCGCGTTTACGGAGGGGTCTTTGGGGAAGGGCACCGCCATGGATAAGGGGGTTTGTTTGCTGAGTTCTGCGGCAGTGGGGAAACGGATGATTATGTCGCCTCGCAGCCAGGACGCAACAAATTCGGTCACAAAACGTTTGATGTCTTTTTGGGTGAACAACGTAGTGGGTTCTGGTTCATTTCTTGACCTGCGCACCCTGACCTTGAAGGGTTCTTCAACCTTCGCCGCCGCCGATGGAGCTACCGCCGTTGCTGTTGGGGTATCTTTTTTTGTGCGCCTTCGCGTCCTGCTTGAAGTTTTGCGTTTTGCCGTTCCCGCCATACCAATCACAAATCCAATTTCTAACCTAACATGGGTTTTGCTAATATGAAATTTTTGCTGTTACGGGTATTTTTCCAAGAACCTTTGAGGTTGCTTTTTCCACTTTTGCGCGGTTCTCCGCGTCGGTGTATACTCGCAGTATGTTGATGAAGCCCTTGAGGGTTTCGAAAATCTTTGAAATCTCACTCATCCGATACAGGGCTTTGGAGCTGGACTGCGCCTTGCTAAACACGGGAATCTCCATTTTCTCCATCAACGCCGAATGATGATACGGAACCGACGGCACCGTAGGCACATCAATAACCACTGCGTCCAATTCTACGCCTGCTGCCTGGGCAATTTCTGTTTGCACCTGCTGCCGATACGAGTCACGGCTAAAAATGTTGGATACCATGGTGTCTTTATCGTAGAAAGTGCGTTCGTACGCGCATTTTAGCATCCGCCGCCGCTCCAAATCCTCGATAACGGGCTTTGATTTTTCGCATTTACGCAGAGCCGCCCAGACGGTGTAATCATCCATCGCCAAGTACTCCTCAGGCTCCTTAAACGCGGTCAACCCCAACTCGTCGTTTGCCTTCTCCATAGCCATAGCCAACATAATCTGCGCTACCCTGCCCACACGGTGGAAGTAGATGCTTTTGAACGACTCAATACGCGCAATTATGAATGCCTCCAACGCCGACAATGCGCCTAACTCAACCGCCAAGTTCTCGCCCAAAACATCCAACGCGTGAATTAGCCTAAACACGTCAATAAAACCGTACTCGGCGCCCGTGTGGAACGTGTCTCGTACGATGAAATCTTGTTTATCCACGTCTACGGCGCTGCTAATTACCTGGTCCAAAAACGCCCTGCCAGGTTTGTGTAGTTTTCCTACGGCAAGCTCTGAAACCTCCTGTGCGCTGTAGCCTAGTTTGGATAGTTGGTCAGCTACTTCGCTTTTCTCCACAATCCACGAGGTCAAATCTTCATGGGTTTTGTCCAAGTGGCGAGTGAGCAGGTGCTCGAACACGTGCGAGAATGGGCCATGCCCTACGTCGTGTAGTAACGCAGCTATTCGAGTCATGTCAGCTTCTTCGTCGCTAACTACACTGCTGATGTTGGGGTTTTCCATAACTTTGCCCGCAAGGTACATAACGCCTAGGCTGTGTTCAAAACGCGTATGATTGGCTCCTGGGTACACGTATTCTGAACCCGCCAGTTGCCTAAGCCGCCGTAGCCGCTGCATGGGATACAGGTCTATGACCGTTTTTTCTGCCTTTGTAATATAGACGAATCCGTGTACGGGGTCTTTGATTTCTCCCCAATAAGCCTTAGGCACCCTTATTTTCCTCGCAGTAGTTTTCGAAATACTATTTATGCATCTCTCAATTAATCCTTAATTATGGTTTTCCTGTTTAGGTGTTGCGGGTGTTCTCTTTTTCCAACTGCTTTCAGAATGAAATCTTTTTGGACTTATACGTCACCTTTAAAAAAGGCTTTTTCAATACGGTTGAACACTAAACAAGTAAAATAGGTTTGACTGGTTTGTCCCAAAAAGGCTGTTTAATTGTATTCGAAGGCATTGAAGGTTCGGGAAAAACTACTGCTTCAAGAAATTTAGAGAAATATCTATCAACTAAAGGATATAAAATCCTGTGGACAAGAGAACCAACGATATCAAAAATTGGTACATTAATACAAAGTATTCTAATGGGGTCAACACCAGTGGCTGAAGAAGCAATACCTCTTTTGTTTGCCGCAGACAGAGCAGATCATACTCGACGTAGAATAATTCCTGAAATAAACAAAGGAACTGTAGTCATAAGTGACCGTTATGTACATAGTTCTTTAGCTTATCAAAAAAGTGGAATGAGCAAAGTTTTCAAACAGGAGTGGCTGGAATCTATAAATAAATTTTCAATAAACCCCGATTTAGTTATATTTTTGGATATTTCCCCAGAAGAAGGTTTAAACCGCATTGGCAAATGGCAACGCATCCATGATGACAAATTCTTTGAAAACATTGAAACCCAAAAACGCATTCGCAAAGCGTACTATGAAATACTAAAACTGAACAGACAACAAAAGCAAACGAGTTTGTTTGAAAAACCTTTGTTTTCCACTTCTCTTAATAAAGCAAAAACGACTAGTGACACAGATGGAATGACGATAGTCACAATTGATGCCTCGTTAAAGCAGGGCGAAATACAAAACACTGTTAACGATGTGGTTCAGAGATT is from Candidatus Bathyarchaeota archaeon and encodes:
- a CDS encoding HD domain-containing protein, which translates into the protein MPKAYWGEIKDPVHGFVYITKAEKTVIDLYPMQRLRRLRQLAGSEYVYPGANHTRFEHSLGVMYLAGKVMENPNISSVVSDEEADMTRIAALLHDVGHGPFSHVFEHLLTRHLDKTHEDLTSWIVEKSEVADQLSKLGYSAQEVSELAVGKLHKPGRAFLDQVISSAVDVDKQDFIVRDTFHTGAEYGFIDVFRLIHALDVLGENLAVELGALSALEAFIIARIESFKSIYFHRVGRVAQIMLAMAMEKANDELGLTAFKEPEEYLAMDDYTVWAALRKCEKSKPVIEDLERRRMLKCAYERTFYDKDTMVSNIFSRDSYRQQVQTEIAQAAGVELDAVVIDVPTVPSVPYHHSALMEKMEIPVFSKAQSSSKALYRMSEISKIFETLKGFINILRVYTDAENRAKVEKATSKVLGKIPVTAKISY
- the tmk gene encoding dTMP kinase; protein product: MTGLSQKGCLIVFEGIEGSGKTTASRNLEKYLSTKGYKILWTREPTISKIGTLIQSILMGSTPVAEEAIPLLFAADRADHTRRRIIPEINKGTVVISDRYVHSSLAYQKSGMSKVFKQEWLESINKFSINPDLVIFLDISPEEGLNRIGKWQRIHDDKFFENIETQKRIRKAYYEILKLNRQQKQTSLFEKPLFSTSLNKAKTTSDTDGMTIVTIDASLKQGEIQNTVNDVVQRFLKTNGIENQLPRRGSALDSTLL